The following are encoded in a window of Vidua macroura isolate BioBank_ID:100142 chromosome 26, ASM2450914v1, whole genome shotgun sequence genomic DNA:
- the GADD45B gene encoding growth arrest and DNA damage-inducible protein GADD45 beta, translating to MTLEELVPCDSSKMQAVSEAVERVLVAAQRQDRLTVGVYESAKLMNVDPDSVVLCVLATDEEDEGDIALQIHFTLIQAFCCDNDIHILRVSGMQRLAAILGEPEPEAEPRDLHCLLVTNPHTDAWKSQALAEVASYCAESRDRNQWVPYVCLQER from the exons ATGaccctggaggagctggtgcCTTGCGATAGCAGCAA GATGCAGGCGGTGAGCGAGGCGGTGGAGCGCGTGCTGGTGGCGGCGCAGCGGCAGGACCGCCTCACCGTGGGGGTCTACGAGTCGGCCAAGCTCATGAATGT GGACCCCGACAGCGTGGTGCTGTGCGTGCTGGCCACCGACGAGGAGGACGAGGGTGACATCGCCCTGCAGATCCACTTCACGCTCATCCAGGCGTTCTGCTGCGACAACGACATCCACATCCTGCGCGTGTCGGGCATGCAGCGCCTCGCTGCCATCCTGGGCGAGCCCGAGCCCGAGGCCGAGCCCCGCGACCTGCACTGTCTCCTGGTCACG aACCCGCACACGGACGCCTGGAAGAGTCAGGCGCTGGCGGAGGTGGCGAGTTACTGCGCCGAGAGTCGCGACAGGAACCAGTGGGTGCCTTACGTGTGTCTGCAGGAGCGCTGA